One stretch of Podospora pseudoanserina strain CBS 124.78 chromosome 4, whole genome shotgun sequence DNA includes these proteins:
- a CDS encoding hypothetical protein (EggNog:ENOG503NUVP; CAZy:GH18; COG:G) → MKAFLCALVATGAAGALANDVSSSTLFHPVVNAREVEDELDKWLSAVQAQPIEALQACPISCRKAGEDPWYLFPDVSQLTSCNETMLLNMVVQMAEDKETPTVIRACTADYDTSGSVKAAFMPDETRASLCTTANKALEVTSVHIHHPGKAGDFAVNHLLSAGRQVKSYLASQKPSCTNNAIAFGYSQTSLIGLFAGAEVHQHGVTSDVLDAFLKHAQDKSISGTTVVQLCGAKNRGADYSIGIVASSAKNLELVQEVVKTWADGKCVSQAGVGVDWMTVTLRVPSPVEELSRNGTISNGTSTSHQSSPRDLVGRSARLSPRADCRFTTVQAGEGCYAVAGRCGISQTQLVSYNRKDLCQSLILGERVCCSSGTLPSTLPPGNSDGTCKTRQVVLGDDCGSLANKCGISGDDFTKANPQSSLCSTLAEGQHVCCSQGKLPDLRPKKGADGYCAVYRTKRDDNCAKIAASNMLTVTELENFNKNTWGWNGCKLLYPDFTMCVSDGAAPMPAIVPNAMCGPTMNGTVRPPVGTNISTLNPCPLNVCCNIWGQCGMTDDFCVISKSETGAPGSSAPGKSGCISNCGRDIIKGSTPPARFKLGYFEGWNFNRECLTMDASQIDTDTYTHIHFAFPNVTRGDFRIEITDPLVKEQFEAFKQLQGVKKIVSLGGWDFSALPGTFDILREAAQPRNRDVFKRNIISFINEHNLDGIDLDWEYPGAPDIPDIPADDPVNGLNYYRLLASIKQEVGTSKTVSFAAPASFWYLRAFPIKQMAEALDYIVFMTYDLHGQWDAGNKWTSPGCPSGSCLRSHVNETETKDALSMITKAGAPSNKILVGVTSYGRSFKMAQAGCDGENCLFTGDNRNSQAAKGRCTAFSGYIANAELDEIIASGRVNKRYTKEGSNIMVYDDTEWVAWMDDEMKAKRTEFYHAHNFLGTTDWAVDLQEWMDGSGSITDDTEDKLIYEELPACTGQYTTLKQLEDRKGSIPSHCLEQYIVDVQVAIFDGALKKYQKLIDDGYDKKFSVWEGYVKEQIPGQIKNFMATDKVDKYFKCGEMKTVTCCDTCTNAWCGAACERFAGCKNGKQMVPRDKCPRVEFDPEPGFNSKHPNTTFTLTDRDGFFKDIFDTWGIEKDWIRFAKRQMSLANGCQFSDADKVRDCINWNSIHFHDFPTMDSGKVRLSNPKDVITEALPGAQDLLNRYRDMKVFAEFEHDIEMSDLTDAGSLPAFAVEEAVAQMDKIVEEAKEIEKRRREEFILNMIMGFLFFIPFIGPTGGGLIATSVRGLLTLIGVAGEVGVAVYSVVKDPDNAFTTVVGTLLGMGFSRGGFRGAANTRRGMSSTEYNSLGNIKPKLDTIGNLRGGMCAL, encoded by the exons ATGAAGGCGTTTCTATGCGCCCTCGTAGCCACAGGGGCAGCCGGGGCCTTGGCAAACGACGTATCCTCCTCTACTCTCTTCCATCCCGTTGTCAACGCCCGGGAAGTGGAAGATGAGCTCGACAAGTGGCTCTCCGCAGTACAAGCGCAGCCTATCGAGGCACTGCAAGCATGTCCTATTTCCTGCCGTAAGGCGGGCGAGGACCCGTGGTACCTGTTTCCAGATGTGTCTCAACTGACATCTTGCAACGAGACCATGTTGCTAAACATGGTCGTCCAAATggccgaggacaaggagacgCCTACCGTCATCAGGGCATGCACAGCAGACTACGACACTTCAGGCTCTGTGAAGGCCGCCTTCATGCCGGACGAAACCCGGGCGTCCTTGTGCACAACCGCCAACAAGGCCTTGGAAGTAACCTCTGTCCACATTCACCACCCCGGCAAGGCTGGCGACTTCGCGGTGAACCACCTGTTATCCGCTGGTCGCCAGGTGAAGAGCTACCTCGCGTCTCAAAAGCCGTCATGCACCAACAATGCCATTGCCTTTGGCTACTCGCAAACGTCACTCATCGGTCTTttcgccggcgccgaggtGCACCAGCACGGTGTGACATCAGATGTGCTTGATGCTTTCCTCAAGCATGCCCAAGACAAGTCCATCTCGGGAACTACTGTGGTGCAGCTGTGTGGAGCCAAGAACCGAGGTGCCGACTACAGCATCGGCATCGTGGCCAGCAGCGCCAAGAATCTCGAACTTGTCCAGGAGGTGGTCAAGACATGGGCCGACGGCAAATGTGTCTCCCAGGCGGGCGTGGGTGTGGACTGGATGACGGTCACTCTACGCGTTCCGAGTCCCGTAGAGGAACTGTCCAGGAACGGCACCATTTCGAACGGCACCAGCACCTCTCACCAGTCTAGTCCTCGTGATCTCGTCGGCCGCTCTGCGAGACTCAGCCCGCGGGCCGACTGCAGGTTCACCACTGTGCAAGCAGGCGAGGGTTGCTATGCTGTGGCAGGACGATGCGGGATTTCACAAACCCAGCTAGTATCCTACAACCGAAAAGATCTTTGCCAATCGCTCATTTTAGGCGAGCGAGTCTGTTGCAGCAGCGGCACTTTGCCCAGTACCCTTCCTCCCGGAAACTCGGACGGCACGTGCAAGACGCGCCAGGTTGTGTTGGGCGATGACTGTGGTTCACTGGCCAACAAATGT GGAATCTCTGGAGATGACTTTACCAAGGCCAATCCTCAGAGCAGCCTATGCTCCACCCTTGCCGAGGGTCAACATGTGTGTTGTAGTCAGGGGAAGTTGCCCGACTTGAGGCCCAAGAAGGGCGCCGACGGCTACTGCGCTGTGTACCGAACCAAAAGAGACGACAACTGTGCCAAAATCGCAGCGAGCAACATGCTCACCGTGACTGAGCTCGAGAACTTCAACAAGAACACGTGGGGCTGGAACGGCTGCAAGCTGCTGTACCCCGATTTCACCATGTGTGTCAGCGACGGAGCTGCCCCCATGCCTGCTATTGTTCCC AATGCAATGTGCGGACCGACCATGAACGGCACCGTCCGGCCCCCTGTAGGGACCAACATCAGCACGTTAAACCCGTGCCCCCTCAACGTATGCTGTAATATCTGGGGGCAGTGCGGCATGACGGATGACTTTTGTGTCATTTCCAAGTCAGAGACGGGTGCTCCGGGTTCTTCGGCGCCGGGAAAATCAGGGTGCATCAGCAACTGCGGCAGAGACATCATCAAGGGTTCCACGCCGCCGGCCAGGTTCAAGCTTGGCTACTTTGAGGGCTGGAACTTCAACCGCGAGTGCTTGACCATGGATGCCAGCCAGATCGACACCGACACATACACCCACATTCACTTTGCCTTCCCCAACGTCACGCGTGGCGACTTTCGCATTGAGATCACGGACCCCCTGGTGAAGGAGCAGTTTGAGGCCTTCAAGCAGCTCCAGGGTGTCAAGAAGATTGTATCACTTGGCGGATGGGATTTCTCTGCTTTGCCCGGCACGTTCGATATTCTACGCGAAGCTGCCCAACCACGCAATCGCGACGTGTTCAAGCGGAACATCATCTCCTTTATAAACGAGCACAATCTAGATGGCATCGATCTCGACTGGGAATACCCAGGAGCCCCTGACATCCCTGACATCCCCGCTGACGATCCGGTCAATGGTCTTAACTACTACAGACTCTTGGCCAGCATCAAGCAGGAGGTAGGCACGTCCAAGACGGTCTCGTTCGCAGCCCCGGCGTCCTTCTGGTACCTCCGTGCTTTCCCCATCAAGCAAATGGCGGAAGCTCTGGATTACATCGTCTTCATGACATATGACTTGCACGGCCAGTGGGATGCTGGTAACAAGTGGACATCTCCCGGTTGCCCGAGTGGCAGCTGCCTGCGGTCCCATGTCAACGAGACCGAGACCAAGGACGCACTTTCCATGATCACCAAGGCTGGTgccccctccaacaagaTCTTGGTCGGTGTGACGAGCTATGGGCGGTCTTTCAAGATGGCCCAGGCCGGCTGTGATGGTGAGAACTGTCTGTTCACGGGCGATAACCGCAATTCCCAGGCCGCCAAAGGCCGGTGCACAGCATTTTCCGGCTACATTGCCAATGCCGAACTAGACGAGATCATTGCTTCCGGCAGGGTCAACAAGCGATACACAAAAGAAGGCTCCAACATCATGGTGTACGACGACACAGAATGGGTGGCCTGGATGGACGACGAGATGAAGGCGAAGAGAACAGAGTTCTACCACGCGCATAACTTTTTGGGCACGACAGATTGGGCCGTAGACCTTCAAgagtggatggatgggtctGGCAGCATCACGGACGACACCGAGGACAAACTGATCTACGAGGAGCTCCCTGCTTGCACAGGGCAGTACACCACActcaagcagctcgaggaCCGTAAGGGGTCTATTCCGTCGCACTGCCTGGAACAATACATCGTCGATGTCCAGGTTGCCATTTTCGACGGCGCGCTCAAGAAGTACCAGAAGCTCATCGATGATGGCTACGACAAGAAGTTCTCGGTTTGGGAGGGCTATGTCAAGGAGCAGATCCCCGGGCAGATCAAGAATTTCATGGCCACCGACAAGGTCGATAAGTACTTCAAGTGCGGCGAGATGAAGACAGTTACCTGCTGTGACACATGTACCAACGCGTGGTGTGGAGCCGCGTGTGAAAGATTTGCTGGCTGTAAGAATGGAAAGCAAATGGTACCCAGGGACAAATGCCCCAGGGTCGAATTTGATCCTGAGCCGGGCTTCAACAGTAAacaccccaacaccacttTCACGCTGACCGACCGGGACGGCTTCTTCAAGGATATCTTTGACACATGGGGCATTGAGAAGGACTGGATCAGGTTTGCCAAACGCCAGATGTCGCTCGCCAACGGGTGCCAGTTCTCGGACGCGGACAAGGTCAGGGACTGCATCAACTGGAACAGTATACATTTCCACGACTTCCCCACCATGGACAGCGGCAAAGTGAGGCTCAGCAACCCCAAAGACGTCATTACCGAGGCCCTTCCCGGGGCGCAGGACCTGCTCAACCGCTACCGCGACATGAAGGTGTTTGCCGAGTTTGAGCACGACATTGAAATGTCTGACCTTACCGACGCTGGCTCGCTGCCGGCCTTTGCCGTGGAAGAGGCTGTTGCACAAATGGACAAGATTGTCGAAGAGGCCAAGGAGAtcgagaagaggaggcgggaAGAATTCATCCTGAACATGATCATGGGTTTCCTATTCTTCATTCCCTTCATCGGACCTACCGGAGGCGGTCTCATTGCGACGAGCGTGCGTGGGCTGCTGACGCTCATTGGCGTTGCCGGCGAAGTCGGCGTGGCTGTGTACAGCGTCGTCAAGGACCCGGACAACGCATTTACCACTGTCGTCGGCACGCTGTTGGGCATGGGCTTCAGCCGCGGCGGCTTTCGGGGTGCGGCCAACACGAGGCGGGGGATGAGCTCGACGGAGTACAACAGCCTTGGTAACATCAAGCCCAAGCTTGACACAATTGGCAATCTTCGGGGTGGCATGTGTGCTCTGTGA
- a CDS encoding hypothetical protein (EggNog:ENOG503P4K9), giving the protein MHPQEPPSSRCVVLAHMSTCLALTVKLGSHSPTARGLAQRLPTESMKSASTHWTTTIMTTATVATFHPFPRLPSELRARIWELSVKPRIVEVRVVHHDPSPVKVTDPDSWTDAWMKKRLPPVRHLRSHTPAPAQLHACSEAREHLSKYPNGGYQKAFSEIMTTATDGFDPVPEDDPQGERNRYVWFNFGIDVMSVGATDLHDFRAVAHQVRRLRLERELSSEYFSYTESKLFRKFGNLAEVHLVCLDGVLAGYGVTNDIYFPCGPENVYFVDPEDMGAKVMNSVDLDAMMDGECEEFDRTE; this is encoded by the exons ATGCATCCCCAAGAGCCTCCATCATCACGTTGCGTTGTATTGGCGCATATGTCTACATGCTTGGCATTGACTGTCAAGCTAGGTAGCCATTCCCCGACAG CCCGAGGTCTAGCCCAACGCTTACCGACGGAATCCATGAAGTCGGCTTCCACACACTGGACGACCACAATCAtgaccaccgccaccgttgCGACgttccaccccttcccccgtcTGCCATCCGAGCTCCGGGCTCGTATCTGGGAGCTGAGCGTCAAACCCCGCATCGTCGAGGTGCGCGTGGTCCACCATGACCCGAGCCCCGTCAAGGTCACCGATCCAGACTCGTGGACGGACGCATGGATGAAGAAACGTCTGCCACCAGTGCGCCACCTTCGTTCCCACACCCCGGCGCCGGCTCAACTGCACGCTTGCAGTGAAGCCCGTGAGCACCTGAGCAAGTACCCCAACGGTGGATACCAAAAAGCCTTCTCCGAGATCATGACCACCGCTACCGACGGGTTCGACCCCGTGCCCGAGGACGACCCGCAGGGCGAGCGGAACCGCTATGTCTGGTTCAACTTTGGCATCGACGTGATGTCGGTTGGGGCGACGGATCTCCACGACTTTCGTGCTGTTGCTCACCAGGTCCGACGGCTGCGACTGGAGAGGGAGCTCTCTAGCGAGTATTTCTCCTACACCGAGTCGAAATTGTTCAGGAAGTTTGGCAACCTCGCCGAGGTTCATCTGGTCTGTCTGGACGGTGTGCTGGCGGGTTATGGGGTTACGAATGACATTTACTTTCCTTGCGGGCCTGAGAATGTATACTTTGTCGATCCTGAAGATATGGGGGCCAAGGTGATGAACAGCGTTGATTTGGATgccatgatggatggagagTGCGAGGAATTTGACAGGACGGAGTGA
- a CDS encoding hypothetical protein (EggNog:ENOG503P76R) — protein sequence MKIPFALTLAFFITSVWAGGYQNCLERVWLFQAYLIDQQNPEADRQIGYQCSNWNNYQSKCIGNWVPCRGRQGRRQCNFDDFQLFLGNLRPGMAGVTQAATRADGSLDVERTATNCLWTWRDHGRPPYNFRGYKAVKHGRNNHNDFIYRIGQITNDNYNKPAVRAAAGAQAFRNVDDTLSKITTARVADHGRHLIPAARNALPGVTIWEKNFGPSPYYRDGYVPPAGVDPDERQWKTVDWEGTINSPNNPSDTRTRVRNWLNTYYRGDAANINARDHWQVLRSYKNISDRTNRCRRR from the coding sequence ATGAAGATCCCTTTTGCCCTTACTCttgccttcttcatcacGTCTGTGTGGGCAGGGGGGTACCAAAACTGCCTCGAGAGGGTTTGGCTGTTTCAGGCCTATCTCATCGATCAACAGAATCCCGAGGCAGACCGCCAGATTGGTTATCAATGCAGCAATTGGAACAACTACCAATCCAAATGTATAGGCAATTGGGTGCCTTGCCGGGGGAGACAGGGACGCCGCCAGTGCAACTTTGACGATTTCCAGCTCTTTTTGGGCAACCTGCGGCCGGGAATGGCCGGCGTGACACAGGCTGCTACAAGGGCGGACGGCTCTCTGGACGTTGAGAGGACTGCGACCAACTGTCTCTGGACTTGGAGAGACCATGGGCGGCCCCCTTACAACTTCAGGGGATACAAGGCGGTCAAGCATGGACGCAATAATCACAACGACTTCATCTACCGGATCGGCCAGATCACGAACGACAACTACAACAAGCCAGCCGTGAGAGCGGCCGCCGGTGCGCAAGCCTTCCGCAACGTCGACGACACGCTGTCCAAGATCACCACAGCTCGTGTTGCAGACCACGGCCGTCACTTGATCCCCGCTGCCCGCAACGCTCTCCCCGGTGTTACGATCTGGGAAAAGAACTTTGGCCCGAGTCCGTACTATCGCGACGGCTATGTACCACCCGCCGGCGTCGATCCAGACGAGAGGCAGTGGAAGACGGTCGACTGGGAGGGTACCATCAACAGCCCCAATAACCCTTCCGACACCCGCACTCGCGTCCGGAACTGGCTTAATACTTATTATCGGGGTGATGCTGCCAATATTAATGCCCGAGACCACTGGCAAGTACTCAGATCGTACAAGAATATCAGCGACCGGACAAACCGTTGCCGAAGGCGTTAG